A window of the Nocardia sp. NBC_01329 genome harbors these coding sequences:
- a CDS encoding FAD-binding protein, which translates to MTDAHDSSTDVLVIGGGPAATWAALRAARAGADVVLADKGYCGTSGATASAGTGVWYVPPDPVEREAAIASRESLGGYLADRRWSARVLDETYDRLNELAEQGRYPFPVGPDGRQLRNGLQGPEYMRRMRIRVHRAGVRILDHSPVTELLVDAAGAVAGAAGYRRQAGENYRVRAGAVVLATGGCAFQSKALGCDVNTGDGALFAVEAGAELSGMEFSNAYGIAPEGTSVTKTAFYHFATFYRADGSVLEGASGRNRSPIAAELLHDKVFCRLDRADEPARAAMRRAQPNFFLTFDRLGIDPFADKFPITLIAEGTVRGTGGIRLVTDECGTSVPGLYAAGDAATRELICGGFTGGGSHNAAWAISSGTWAGAGAARYALAVGAGAAGRRLTGIGTAGARPEGRRIDRDPRRVVEAVQREVLPYDKNYLRRGSVLTESLTTLDTIWTDIRESLGGDGEERVRTRQAAAMTAHARWMYRAALARTETRGMAKRLDFPDQDPGQHHRLITGGLDRIWVRPEQAAIPVAVAS; encoded by the coding sequence ATGACGGATGCGCACGACTCGAGCACCGATGTTCTCGTGATCGGCGGTGGCCCCGCTGCCACCTGGGCCGCCCTGCGGGCCGCCCGCGCCGGCGCGGACGTGGTGCTCGCCGACAAGGGCTACTGCGGGACCAGTGGCGCCACCGCCTCTGCCGGTACCGGCGTCTGGTATGTCCCGCCGGACCCCGTCGAACGTGAGGCCGCTATCGCGAGCCGTGAGAGCCTGGGTGGCTACCTGGCCGATCGACGCTGGTCGGCGCGGGTGCTGGACGAGACCTACGACCGGCTGAACGAACTCGCCGAGCAGGGCCGCTACCCGTTCCCGGTCGGGCCGGACGGTAGGCAACTTCGCAACGGACTGCAGGGCCCGGAATACATGCGCCGGATGCGGATTCGCGTCCATCGTGCCGGTGTGCGGATCCTCGACCACAGCCCGGTCACCGAACTACTCGTCGATGCGGCGGGTGCCGTCGCGGGAGCCGCGGGCTATCGGCGGCAAGCCGGGGAGAATTACCGGGTCCGGGCCGGCGCGGTGGTACTGGCGACCGGTGGCTGCGCCTTCCAGTCCAAGGCGCTGGGCTGTGACGTGAACACCGGTGACGGCGCACTGTTCGCCGTGGAAGCCGGGGCCGAACTGTCCGGGATGGAATTCTCCAACGCCTACGGCATCGCGCCGGAGGGGACCTCGGTGACGAAGACAGCCTTCTATCATTTCGCCACCTTCTACCGTGCCGACGGTAGCGTGCTCGAAGGCGCCAGCGGACGCAACCGCTCCCCGATCGCCGCGGAGCTATTGCACGACAAGGTTTTCTGCCGTCTCGACCGGGCCGACGAACCGGCCCGCGCGGCCATGCGCCGCGCCCAGCCGAACTTCTTCCTGACCTTCGACCGGCTCGGAATCGACCCGTTCGCCGATAAATTCCCGATCACGCTGATCGCCGAGGGCACCGTTCGCGGCACCGGCGGGATCCGCCTCGTCACCGACGAATGCGGCACCAGCGTGCCAGGTCTCTACGCCGCCGGTGATGCCGCGACCCGCGAACTGATCTGCGGCGGCTTCACCGGCGGCGGCAGCCACAATGCCGCGTGGGCGATCTCCTCGGGCACCTGGGCCGGTGCGGGAGCCGCCCGATACGCGCTGGCAGTCGGCGCCGGCGCGGCGGGCCGGCGGCTTACCGGAATCGGAACGGCCGGTGCCCGGCCGGAGGGCCGCCGGATCGACCGCGATCCACGCCGCGTGGTGGAGGCCGTACAGCGGGAGGTCCTGCCGTACGACAAGAACTATCTGCGCCGCGGCAGTGTGCTGACCGAATCGCTGACGACACTGGACACGATCTGGACCGATATCCGCGAATCCCTGGGCGGCGACGGTGAAGAACGCGTGCGCACCCGGCAGGCCGCGGCGATGACCGCACACGCGCGGTGGATGTACCGGGCGGCACTGGCGCGCACCGAGACCCGCGGAATGGCGAAACGACTCGATTTCCCCGACCAGGATCCCGGTCAGCACCATCGCCTGATCACCGGCGGACTGGACCGGATCTGGGTCCGCCCGGAGCAGGCGGCGATCCCCGTGGCGGTGGCGTCGTGA